The Humulus lupulus chromosome 7, drHumLupu1.1, whole genome shotgun sequence region ctccggcaacaaatcattcaaaaaacaaAGTAGATCAGTCATCCCCTTATCACTCCAACCGTGTTTAGCTTtcaaattgtacaacctaaggagtgcggataactttgtaaattttttacaactggggtaaatcggtttctcagcatcactaagtagtgtctcaaacttatctgggtctactccggatccataatgtgtgtcatcaatcatatcatctaatgcatcacaattctcctctactatattcctccttacttcattgggtctacttggtggagttggcgcgacatgcattctctccccatgcatataccaaaccgtgtaacttttgtcaattccattgaaaaataagtgttgtttgatcttactaagatccattttccttacatttccacactcaatacatgggcaacgagtaaattttaggtctttcacattcttcgaacaaaatcttaagaataaatcgaccccgtttttatattccacggataacctattcgctgacatccattttctatccatatcttctcctatgtctatgaaaaattaaacaataaaaactacataaGCATATGGCCGAGCGtatgaaaaattgggcagcatttcttctatattagtaacctagccATCAGTCAATCttatcaaatccaatcaaataagcacaacacaattcaaatataataatagaatacataattctagacaaaatcggacagcatttcccctataatattgATTTAACCATCTgttaacaacaagtcaaacaattcaaacagcacacaataagtttcttccttatagctctacaacacacaaacaaattttccagaacctacttcactaaaacacacagttctcaaccttctgttatcaccgcaacacacaattttaatctcagaacctacttcactatggatgaatatttaagatattcaaactcctctaacaaaaatttaataatactaaaacgagagataagataatgtacgtacctcttgcaattaatagtcctagctagaaaatttacttcactttgcaatgcactttactattaaattcacaaccaacaaaattgaattaattaataaataagaaattactaaataaataaataaaacataatatatataatcaacctacttcaatgttaataaaataattaaaatataaatacaaatatataatttttgaataatataataatataaataaaaaaaatcataaacatatatacttgaattacttatttctatacatgcaatttagtatgtaaattaaaattaaattattttccttattttagacacatatatatacttaatcaacctaaaaatttaattaaaaaaaatctacaattttcgaattaaatagtaaaaaaaaataaaaaatagtaaataacaTGGTATAACTATTAAATCCCAATTGTGTATAtctcaaatcttcattaaaatcatttttcaaactttaaaaaaatatttataataaactcacaaatcataaaaaaaatgcacaaaaataattatttctatcattctaactataatgcaTTGTTTTAATAATGAAATCATATCTCAAATCTTAttcaaatcaagcaaatattacccaaaaccgcaacccacaataccctaaaatctcaatattaacccattataattaaagaaaataaataaaaatatattatcataactattatacattaattgaaatgaaaaaacATACCTAAAATTAGTTTTTAGAGGAGAAAATCGGTCAAAATCGGTATCAATTTCACCCAAAATCACCCACAATACCCAAAACCGCAACCcacaaaataccctaaaatcccaatattAACCTATTatagttaaagaaaataaataatagtacATTATTCTAACTATTAAACATGAATTAAacttaaaaacttacctcaaatcaaTTTTCGAAGGAGGAAAACGGAAGAAAAATCGCCCAAAATCGCCAAAGAAATGCCCAGAAATCGCCTCTGGTTTCGTCTGGTTGGTGAATGGCTCGGGGAAGGAGATATATAGGGGAGGCTTCCAACGTCTTCCCTGGGAAGATGtgtacacatccaacgtctcccctgggaagacgtgtacacttccaacgtctcccctgggaagacgtccgatgtgtacacgtcttcccaagggagacgttggatgtgtacaCGTATACCCAAGGGAGACGTTAGAGGGCTCCCATTGttagatttaattatttttttttcgactttttaatttataacaaataacgtctcccaccacttttaatgacttaccttggtagtcatcaacaagaacttttaatgacttacaccattagactttaaatatccctgaatacttttaatgacttacaccattggtgtaagtcattatagagagtcattaaaagtgaaaattgttgtagtgaatatgaaaatgattcatttaatttgtTAACTTGAAGATTGAAAACCTAAATACATAGTATTAGTTACATCCACAAATTTGAAAGTTTAAAACATAATCCAAAGTCTGTAAGCATAACATAACCTCAAATCACAACACATAATCAAAAATCCAAAGTCTATTGTCCAATCCAAGACAACACACCATTAAAATCAAAAGTCTATAACCACATATCACAACACATAGTTAAAGTCCAAAGTCCATAGTCAAATACAACACAAATTAAATCTAAGGCTTGGTCCACTACAACACAAATCAAGTTCAAAAGAGTAGATAGAAAACAAAATCCAATCCAAATTCCAGCATTCATTTCATGGTTGTATCAAGCAACCATGACCACCTGCTCCTACGacaaaagaaataataaaattataatgtaTGACACGTGCTACATAATACTTTTAAGAGAAATAAAACTATTAAACTACAATCTTAAAATTCAACTAGTTACCTTGAGATTTCAATTGTTCTTATCCGTCCCACTCCCGCTCTTAGACTTGCTGCCAAGATTCTCAATTAGCATAAGctattaagtaaataaataccTGGCAAAACGTGTTCACATGCCTCTAAACCATCAATCTCATCCACGTATTGTTGAAGCACAACAGGCTCTTCACACTCACAAGTATACCAATTTTTAGAACAAATCAAAGCCTCCACCATCCTCAGGAATAAGGAACTCCTAAATGAATCTAGGATTCTTCCACCAGTAGAAAAATCTGATTCAGATGCTACTATAGACATGTGAACAACCAATACATCTTTTGCCATACGTGCAACTATTGGATACTTGAATCCATTATGTTTCCACCATTGCAGAATATCAAAGGCAGGATCAAGCTTCTCACGACGATCACTCAAGTAGTATTCAAGACTATCTTCTTCAATGTTATCACTAAGTTGTAGTTGTCCTTGAAGAAATGATTCTGTAGTGGAATTGATAACAAGCTGAgatggctgaggctgagattgagatGGTTGAGCTTGAGATGACTgagatggttgttgttgttgtttgtaAAAATCATACAACTGTGCCAAAGTATTTTTCACCAACTTTATCATTTTTTCAGCCTCACTTGAATAGTACACAAATTTGAAACCAAGATTCACAACCTCTAATTTATACCTTGGATCAAGGATATTGACAATAAATGTCAACATATTCAGCTTCTCAATCCTTCCCCAGTACTTGTCATACTTTTGTTTCATACTAACTACCATAGCCCCTAACAAAGTATCATGATTCGAAGCCATAATAGTTAAATTGGCTTGAACCTTCAAAATATCCGGAAGGGATAGATTGGATGTGACATATAATGTTCCACTAAATCGATTAGTAAGATCATAGAATCTCCTTAAAAAGTCAACAAACACAAATGTTTTTTCCCAGTCTAGGTTGGTTGGTGGGCCATCcattctttcttcatcaaagtactTTGTGTTATTCGCATCTACTTCCAAATTCTCAAAAGCCTTCTTGAATTTTATAGCAGATTCTATCATCAAGTAGGTGGAGTTCCACCTAGTAACCACATCCAAGCATAACAAGGCTTTTGATACAATGTTTGTATCCTTGCAACTTTTTTAAATCTTTTCAGTCTAGCTGGAGATGACCGCACATATCTCATCGCATTTCGAATACTTGAAATTGTATCATTCAACTCTTTCAACCCATTAGTTACTATCAAATTTAAAATATGAGCGGAACACCTCATATGAAACATTTCGTCATTCAATGGAATGGTATTGTCTTTGTCCAACAATTGTACCTTTAATTTTCTAAGAGCAGCATCATTTGAGGAGGCATTGTCAACTGTCACTGCAAAAATTGACGAGATACCCCACTCATTTAGACAGTTTATCAACTCTTTCCCCACGAAGTCCCCTTTATGACTAGGAACTTGGATAAAGTAGATAATTCTCTTCTGCATTTTCCAATTATCATCAACCCAATGTTCAgttaaacacaaataattaatATTCTGGATTGATGTCCAACAATCGGTTGTCAACGACACTCTATGCCTCACTAAAATCAACTTCAACTCTTTTTTGCTGATCTAGAAACACATTATAAATATATCTTGCAATAGTAAATCTTGATGGAAACTAAAATGTGGGAAAGAAATGTTTAATGAGCTTTTGAAATCTTTTTTTGTCCACGTGCCTAAATAATAGCTCATCCATAATGATATATTCAACGATCCTTTTCCTAACAACATTTTGATTAAACCTTAGTGGCAGCTCACTTGAAGCAACTTATTGTTATTCGTTGCAGGTTGTTGTCTTTTTAGTGAATCTATCCATAGTTGATTGTTGCTTCTTGCTTTGCTCAACTTAGTCATTGAAAGGATAATTCTTACATTTTCTCTCCACATGTGCCCATAGTGTGCTAGTCCCATTCAACTTTGTATCAGTTGCATAATTTATGCCACAATAATGTCAAGTAGCCCTTGGCTTTTTAGGATCACAATCAGGAAACATAGGGTAATGATCCCACACACTCGATATTTTCTTTCCAACCCTTTGCTTCTTTTCTGGTCGTTCAATCTCTTTTCCCTTTCCTTTttcattctcctctttctcgatctcTTTgtctttttccatatcttactTTTGTCAGTCATCCGTCTTCTTTCTTATGTTCTcttgttttctttctttcccttGTTCTTCTCCTTCAAAGCTTGACAAATTAGTTTTTGCATACCCCAACCACTCCCTTATCACATCTtctaaattttcctatttatccATATTGCTATATGCTAGACACAATTTACATTTCACAaacaaatcaaatcaaatataaACATAATTTACAATGTGAATggtctatttacatatttataatAACTATATTAAAATGACAAAATATCAAGATTAAAAAAACTAGATCATGCTTGCTTTCATTCCCAATTTATGAACAAAAACCAGAGACAATTTATACAGAATTATAACATCCAATATAAACAAAATTTCATAAACAAATATAGGACATAATCAAGTGAGTTCATGAAACTTTCTTGCtaaaatttaaatcataaggCAAGCAC contains the following coding sequences:
- the LOC133792490 gene encoding zinc finger BED domain-containing protein RICESLEEPER 2-like, translated to MEKDKEIEKEENEKGKGKEIERPEKKQRKRIIYFIQVPSHKGDFVGKELINCLNEWGISSIFAVTVDNASSNDAALRKLKVQLLDKDNTIPLNDEMFHMRWNSTYLMIESAIKFKKAFENLEVDANNTKYFDEERMDGPPTNLDWEKTFVFVDFLRRFYDLTNRFSGTLYVTSNLSLPDILKVQANLTIMASNHDTLLGAMVVSMKQKYDKYWGRIEKLNMLTFIVNILDPRYKLEVVNLGFKFVYYSSEAEKMIKLVKNTLAQLYDFYKQQQQPSQSSQAQPSQSQPQPSQLVINSTTESFLQGQLQLSDNIEEDSLEYYLSDRREKLDPAFDILQWWKHNGFKYPIVARMAKDVLVVHMSIVASESDFSTGGRILDSFRSSLFLRMVEALICSKNWYTCECEEPVVLQQYVDEIDGLEACEHVLPDF